TACGCTTCATCATGACCCCAACACAGTCACTAGACAATCTTACACGTGAATGTGGATACGGCTTTAGGTTATAGCAACTTTTGTAACaacatattaataatttaaaacaggGTCAGTCCTCCAACAATGACCAACCCTTGTTTTCTCACATTTTGAGCCGGAATTTTGTTTAGCTAAAATACTGGTTTAATCCGGTTTTCTTGGTTCGATCTTTCTTCGAATTcggtttaaatttaaatagtgAGAGTATTTCATAATCTAGATTTAATTTTTGAAGAAATAACAGTAAACCTTGCACAACAATCAAACTAGTTGTGTTGACCTAAGACAAAAATACTCTCAAAGCAACACTGAGTATCATCAGTGTTAGCCCCGGCTCAAAGAAAGTTGTGTAAGTTCAACTTAAGTCAACAGAAACTTCTACAGATACATAGATTTGTTCTGTTATTAAATTCCGAGCATTTAATCCGGTTTGATGAGATTAGGTAAAGGCCAAAGCCACCAACACGCATTGACTCACACATAATTTCCTCATCTAGTTTTTAGTTTtggaaatgaaaatataatacttAAAACAAACATGGGAGGCACAGCACAAGAAGGAGGTTAAAATTTGGAAGATGGAGGCAAGAAATGTGTGCTGTTTCTCATGATCCAGTATCTCTCTATCTCCACAGCTTTTCTTCCCGGTACTCTTCCTGCTATTATTTCCCACCTGGTATTTTgcaagaaaacatttttttctctaagaATGGAAATACTAAGTAAATAACAAAATGTTTGATACAAGTGATTAGCTTGGATCCCATTCTGCTTATTAAGCTAAGAAGTCCCTAAGCgtcgcaaaaagttaaaaaaaaaaacacctagACACTAAAACTTAGGTCTAGTCTAGTAGTTCCTAATTAATGAAACTACGTACAAACTATAACTAATTAGAACAAGAACATGAAGCAGCAATTGAAAGATCAAGTAGGCCTAAGAGAGAGCAAGGACACATAGACCAGAAGGCGATGGTGATTAAAAAGGTCACTCTGAAACGACAAAAACGATTTTCTTCATCATCAGGCgatggttatatatatatatttttttgttcaacagaTCATCAGGCGATGGTAAGCGTAAGAATATAAGTACATTCCTATGTCACATGTTTTGTGGTAAAGTCGTTACATCTAATTTTGGGAGagaaagaaattaaaagaagatATGTACCTATCGCCTACGAGTCTGTACATTCTTAAGATGAGATCTTCCTCCTGTTGGCTCATTTTGATGAAATCCCACTTTACGCTACACACTTCTGCATTTatcaaaaacaacacaaaactTTTACTTTTTGCTCCAATATTTTTACATTCTCTTTTGCTAATCGCTACGTATGTAATAATCTCATGTCCTTCTTGATCTCATCTCTGCTCGTAAATACTTATTTCACATTCACGTAAATACAATTAgggctatatatataataaaaggcTACGAAGTCTGTTATTGGTGTGTTTATTCACAATCGCGTAACTACATATATGTGATAATTAAGGCTACGAAGAGTCTGGTTTATTAGGGcaatataatatatgataacATGAACTTCAGCTAAACACGATGACTATgtccaaagaaaataaaatatggttaCGAAGAAAGAGCATGCATATATAATAAGCTAATCAAACACATTATATGAGATGGACCTTCAGAGTTGTGACGCTGACGTCGATACGTTGAATCCATCAATGGAGGTGGAAGAGGAAAGTATGAGAAACTGAAGAGAGAGCAGAGAAAGAGAGGTGGCAAACTCTTTTATTATATCATGTatctagagagaaagagagagtgggCTTTGTTGGAGAGGTTTCTAATCTAGGACGACATACTATTTAATGTTAGCCCCACCCCCACAAAAAGTTGTTAAAATCAGACCGTAGCTTTAAAATAGTAgtattctttttattaaattttgaagaaccaTGATGtttcttgaatttatttcttGTTGGTTATACGTGCGGTCCAACTTGCTTTTGTCTTAATGGTAAAGAAGCTTGGGGACCTCAAAACCAGGTTATTAATGGTGTTATTTGTACATGTCTCGtgaaacttttcgaaaatttaAAGTTACTTACGCAATTGGAGTATTTGATGCGGACCATAAGGCTACGGCAGTATGGTTCACGGTTGGCATAAGGTCGACGTTATAGTTGAGACTTGAGAGtgtattcattttttttcctttttggacAATGACTTGAGAGTGTGTTCAATCAGGTTAATGTGAATCAAATATTGCAGCAAACGTTGAATATATGGCGCAAATAAACAAATCCTACTCGAGTTGGTTCTCTGTAGTGCGAACACTCACGAACTTTCTGAATGGTAAAACAAATATGGGAAACTCAGTAAAATTAGATTAATAGCCAAGCAAAAAccttgtgataaaaaaaaaagtcaaccaAAAGCTTGGTGGCAGTCTTATTCAAAGTGGCCTTACCCTACTTTGATGTTTGACTATGTGTTGAAAACAGGGGATGATGAACAACTGATGGTGTATACTCAATAAGAATCTAGTTAAGCTAATGGAGAGAGGATGTAATTGACATGGGAATTGTATTCATGTTACTTTATCTTTGTGTTCAGTTGTCTTTAGAATTgtaattttgtttatgatttCTCAATctatgttatatgtttttatgtcaagttaatttaaattttatgtaatttatgtcaaattaatttaaattttatgtaattcaataattataagttttttttaattatagtgTCATGCAAGTAATCTATTATTAcaagttttcaaatttttaaaacttagaacCTTTAATTGATTCTATCATTGGAGGGGTTAAAACTAAACAAgtatctaaaaattttaatttgattattttcaattaaaaatgatttagaaCTCTAAAACCATATCTAttgttggagatggtctaagatGGGTTCATTTtctgtttaataaaaaatcatttgttTACAAACTAGAAAAGCTATGCTAGCATTCTGAGAGCTgtgaatgaaaaaaataagtgaCAAAATGTTAAacacataaaaattataatttaatattatttcatgttttgTTGATACACGTTTTCTACGAAAGTAAATTATTTTGTGATCATTTAGCTTTTATACCAAATCTATGGGGAGAAACAATGTGTAAGTACAGAGAAAATAGACAGTAGCTCCTAGTTTGAACTATGTTTTTGGGCAAATGACTTGACTATGTTGAAAGAGGAGTTCAATTAGTCTCCAAACGTTTCAACAGAGAGTAAAGTAAGTGTAATTAAAAGAGAACAGAGTAG
The Brassica napus cultivar Da-Ae chromosome A1, Da-Ae, whole genome shotgun sequence DNA segment above includes these coding regions:
- the LOC106444610 gene encoding transcription factor TRY; translation: MDSTYRRQRHNSEEVCSVKWDFIKMSQQEEDLILRMYRLVGDRWEIIAGRVPGRKAVEIERYWIMRNSTHFLPPSSKF